A stretch of the Halorussus lipolyticus genome encodes the following:
- a CDS encoding VCBS repeat-containing protein: MRRRRDALVFAWLLVASSIVGASGMPLASAGPPVGGPEQVDGPANADGPPPAPDANSPSAPGSDGASGPDAPSASSSPPAGASDEGNIEQSNSNRKDSSSNSGNAERNEDQGQTDPATRCGRGAIPRGPAGSGNLSDADAELTGAASNDRAGWATDVGDVNNDGHADLLVGAPSNDSAGEDSGSAYLFYGPVNRSEVELSEANVTFRARSPGEHAGFSVELGDLNDDGYADIVVGAPLADVNGPNSGAAYVVYGGGNLPETVRLKFATATLLGAAAGDRAGWSLATMPNASNGSAGLLVGAPQHDGVAPDSGAAYLTYMPRVGTFGLGNANVTYLGAGRRDYAGSSVAALDANNDSTSDVLIGARGNDSVAEDAGAVYLSYGPQLSGTSLLVNAPVTFRGAGEGDQAGFAVADAGDLNSDGRDDVAIGAPFHDVPAEDAGSAYVQYGGDIPRVVNLSTEADAALPGEEGGDLAGWSLAGAGDVNDDTYGDLLVGAPFNNSTAPNAGAAYLLYGSQIAERHSLSGAHAKFSGETEGDLAGYALSGGDVNNDSATDLLVGAPFTDGSTNTGSAYVVNGDCPQKPETATETTTTTTDTPTETPTETPTTTETTTTATPTPEPLRIRVAFDCRKVTVAAEQYTRVVLTFRDGDTQTFRSIYSGVNTFSGTGANDGEVVTQVKVFNGPDRFEVRRNDVSGCEPATPEPEEPFVPRIFFVSCEKAVVQADQFRVVRLTFADGASQTFRGDYANRAQFVGTGDNQGKVLKSVTVRGPDGDTVTRRNPSFEACAEPDTTTTTTTTTTTTTETPRPLEPRYDFDCAKVAVDAHRYDSVTLVFEDGDRQTFRGTFTSRNVFFGTGDNRGEVIRQVVVRRGGDVARQSNPDFEECVERETTTTTTTTLDLPTTTTTTATTTTTTTEEPGPPPNARAASPACERLRLTNPTTERITFTVTGESGLTEVVILNPGQSETFGIPPGTYRVQAKAGGLVEPTRPATVNGDEIASVTVGACPTPTTTTTTETTTTTETTTTTTTETTTTPTTTTTEEPTTTTTETPTTTTTETPTTTTTTETPTTTTTTTTETPTTTTPTPTTTPATTTTTETPPTTTETTTTLEITTTTETTTTTEKPTTTTTTETTTTGVTTTETTTPTPTTTTTTTIEAPPTTTTTTTTTTTEEPAPAGINVAAASDECEALTLTNEDGRAVRVTVAGPDGFEETVTLPPGQSRTLDDLAPGEYVVTPVTEDVAINGSESAAVGVADCPEVADETTTTTATTTITATTTTTAEPTTTTTEEPTTTTTTTPEPTTTTTTTTEEPTTTTTTTEEPTTTTTTTTEEPTTTTTTTTETTTTTTETTTTTTTTTTTTTTTTTTETTTTTTTTTTSTTTTTTTTTTTTTTTTTTTTTIPAPEVTPRPVAGFPQCSDNLGLERAVGLTYEDGAFTSENATRVGPNTFEFTVAGETFEMELVNVARNGAGEPVSVTFDSSLRVDAAIVYGGPGANVYAFPETVTERAELRAPDNPGGNPFPIDQLAFCYDPATPNRQQSASSDGIPVLGSVGLGGAAGLLAGEAATATVGLAAAGILAVRRRR, encoded by the coding sequence TTGAGACGCCGGAGAGACGCGCTCGTTTTCGCGTGGCTTCTCGTCGCCAGTAGCATCGTCGGCGCGAGCGGGATGCCGCTCGCGTCAGCGGGACCGCCGGTCGGCGGCCCCGAGCAGGTGGACGGGCCTGCGAACGCCGACGGGCCTCCTCCTGCGCCCGATGCAAACTCACCCTCCGCGCCCGGTTCGGATGGCGCGTCCGGACCGGACGCGCCGTCTGCGTCCTCGTCTCCGCCAGCGGGCGCAAGCGATGAAGGAAATATAGAGCAATCTAATAGCAACCGAAAAGATTCTAGTAGCAATTCAGGGAATGCCGAAAGAAACGAGGACCAAGGGCAGACGGACCCGGCGACTCGGTGCGGCCGAGGAGCCATCCCCCGAGGACCCGCCGGGTCTGGGAACCTCTCGGACGCCGACGCCGAACTGACCGGCGCGGCGAGTAACGACCGCGCCGGGTGGGCGACCGACGTGGGCGACGTGAACAACGACGGCCACGCCGACCTGCTGGTGGGCGCGCCGAGCAACGACTCGGCGGGCGAGGACTCCGGGTCAGCGTACCTGTTCTACGGCCCGGTCAACCGGAGCGAAGTCGAACTCTCGGAGGCCAACGTCACCTTCCGGGCGCGGTCTCCCGGCGAACACGCCGGGTTCTCGGTCGAGTTGGGCGACCTGAACGACGACGGCTACGCCGACATCGTGGTCGGCGCGCCCCTCGCGGACGTGAACGGCCCGAACTCCGGCGCGGCCTACGTCGTCTACGGCGGGGGGAACCTGCCCGAGACGGTTCGACTCAAGTTCGCCACCGCGACCCTCCTCGGCGCGGCGGCGGGCGACCGGGCCGGGTGGTCGCTGGCGACGATGCCCAACGCGAGCAACGGAAGCGCGGGCCTGCTGGTCGGCGCGCCACAGCACGACGGCGTGGCCCCCGACTCCGGCGCGGCCTACCTGACGTACATGCCCCGCGTCGGCACGTTCGGCCTCGGCAACGCCAACGTGACCTATCTCGGCGCTGGCCGACGGGACTACGCCGGGTCGTCCGTCGCGGCGCTCGACGCGAACAACGACAGCACCAGCGACGTACTCATCGGCGCTCGGGGCAACGACTCGGTGGCCGAGGACGCCGGCGCTGTCTACCTCTCCTACGGCCCGCAACTCTCGGGGACCTCTCTGCTGGTGAACGCCCCGGTCACCTTCCGCGGGGCCGGTGAGGGCGACCAAGCCGGGTTCGCCGTCGCCGACGCTGGCGACCTGAACAGCGACGGCCGGGACGACGTAGCCATCGGCGCGCCCTTCCACGACGTGCCCGCCGAGGACGCCGGGTCGGCCTACGTCCAGTACGGCGGCGACATCCCGCGCGTGGTCAATCTCTCGACAGAGGCCGACGCCGCGCTCCCCGGCGAGGAGGGCGGTGACCTCGCCGGGTGGTCGCTCGCTGGTGCCGGTGACGTGAACGACGACACCTACGGGGACCTGCTGGTCGGCGCACCCTTCAACAACAGTACCGCGCCGAACGCGGGGGCCGCGTACCTCCTCTACGGTTCGCAAATCGCCGAGCGACACTCGCTGTCCGGCGCGCACGCCAAGTTCAGCGGCGAGACCGAGGGCGACTTGGCTGGCTACGCGCTCTCGGGCGGCGACGTGAACAACGATTCGGCCACCGACCTGCTGGTCGGCGCGCCCTTCACCGACGGAAGCACCAACACCGGGTCGGCCTACGTCGTGAACGGCGACTGCCCGCAGAAGCCCGAGACAGCCACCGAGACGACCACCACTACGACTGACACACCGACAGAGACCCCGACCGAGACACCCACGACCACCGAGACGACGACCACCGCGACCCCGACGCCCGAACCCCTCCGCATCCGGGTGGCCTTCGACTGCCGGAAAGTCACCGTCGCGGCCGAGCAGTACACCCGCGTCGTCCTGACCTTCCGAGACGGCGACACCCAGACCTTCCGGAGCATCTACAGTGGCGTCAACACCTTCTCGGGCACCGGGGCGAACGACGGCGAGGTCGTCACGCAGGTCAAAGTGTTCAACGGCCCAGACAGGTTCGAGGTCCGGCGAAACGACGTGAGCGGTTGCGAACCCGCGACCCCCGAACCCGAGGAACCCTTCGTCCCGCGAATCTTCTTCGTGAGTTGCGAGAAGGCGGTCGTGCAGGCCGACCAGTTCCGGGTCGTCAGGCTGACCTTCGCCGACGGCGCGAGCCAGACCTTCCGGGGCGACTACGCCAACCGAGCGCAGTTCGTCGGCACCGGCGACAATCAGGGGAAGGTCCTCAAATCGGTCACGGTCCGGGGACCAGACGGCGATACGGTGACGCGCAGAAACCCGAGTTTCGAGGCCTGCGCGGAACCGGACACCACGACGACCACCACAACCACGACGACCACGACGACCGAGACCCCCAGACCGCTCGAACCCAGATACGACTTCGACTGCGCGAAGGTCGCGGTGGACGCCCACCGCTACGACTCGGTGACGCTCGTCTTCGAGGACGGCGACAGACAGACCTTCCGCGGGACGTTCACCAGCCGGAACGTCTTCTTCGGCACCGGAGACAACCGGGGCGAGGTCATCCGGCAAGTCGTCGTCAGGCGCGGCGGCGACGTGGCCCGCCAGTCGAACCCGGACTTCGAGGAGTGCGTCGAGCGCGAGACGACGACCACGACCACCACGACGCTGGACCTGCCGACGACCACGACCACCACGGCGACGACCACCACGACCACCACCGAGGAGCCGGGTCCACCGCCGAACGCCAGAGCCGCGAGTCCGGCCTGCGAGCGCCTCAGACTGACCAACCCGACCACCGAGCGCATCACGTTCACCGTGACTGGCGAGTCGGGCCTGACCGAGGTCGTCATCCTGAACCCCGGCCAGAGCGAGACGTTCGGGATTCCGCCCGGCACCTACCGGGTGCAGGCGAAGGCCGGCGGACTGGTCGAACCCACTCGGCCCGCGACGGTCAACGGCGACGAGATAGCCAGCGTCACGGTCGGCGCGTGCCCGACGCCGACCACGACGACCACCACGGAAACGACCACGACGACCGAGACGACGACTACCACGACGACGGAAACCACGACCACACCGACCACCACGACTACCGAGGAACCGACCACCACCACGACAGAAACGCCGACCACGACCACCACCGAGACGCCGACGACCACGACCACCACCGAGACGCCGACGACCACGACCACCACCACGACTGAAACGCCGACCACGACCACACCGACCCCCACGACGACACCGGCGACGACTACCACGACCGAAACGCCGCCAACGACGACTGAGACGACCACCACGCTCGAAATCACGACGACGACCGAGACGACAACGACGACAGAAAAACCGACGACGACCACCACGACCGAGACGACGACTACCGGAGTTACCACGACAGAGACGACGACGCCAACACCGACGACGACCACGACCACTACAATCGAGGCACCGCCGACGACCACCACGACCACCACGACCACGACCACCGAGGAGCCAGCCCCCGCTGGGATAAACGTCGCCGCGGCGAGCGACGAGTGCGAGGCCCTGACGCTGACGAACGAGGACGGTCGGGCGGTCCGGGTGACCGTCGCGGGACCGGACGGCTTCGAGGAGACGGTGACGCTACCGCCCGGCCAGTCGAGGACGCTGGACGACCTCGCGCCCGGCGAGTACGTCGTCACGCCGGTCACGGAGGACGTGGCGATAAACGGCTCCGAGTCGGCCGCGGTCGGCGTGGCGGACTGCCCGGAAGTGGCAGACGAGACGACAACGACCACGGCGACGACGACCATCACGGCGACGACCACGACTACTGCAGAACCGACTACCACGACGACCGAAGAACCGACCACCACGACAACGACGACACCGGAACCAACCACTACGACAACTACCACGACCGAAGAACCGACGACGACAACTACCACGACCGAAGAACCGACGACGACAACCACCACGACTACAGAGGAACCAACGACAACCACGACGACAACGACGGAGACGACCACGACCACCACAGAGACCACAACCACGACCACGACAACTACCACCACGACCACCACCACGACGACCACTGAAACGACGACTACGACGACCACTACAACTACCTCCACGACTACGACAACTACGACGACTACCACGACAACCACAACGACCACCACGACAACCACCACGATTCCCGCGCCCGAGGTCACGCCGAGGCCGGTCGCCGGATTCCCGCAGTGTAGCGACAACCTCGGTCTCGAACGGGCGGTGGGCCTGACCTACGAGGACGGCGCGTTCACCAGCGAGAACGCGACCCGCGTCGGACCGAACACCTTCGAGTTCACCGTCGCGGGCGAAACCTTCGAGATGGAACTGGTGAACGTAGCGCGCAACGGGGCGGGCGAACCCGTCTCGGTGACGTTCGACTCGTCGCTCCGGGTTGACGCCGCCATCGTCTACGGCGGACCGGGCGCGAACGTCTACGCCTTCCCCGAGACCGTCACCGAGCGCGCCGAACTCCGCGCGCCGGACAACCCCGGCGGCAACCCCTTCCCCATCGATCAGTTGGCGTTCTGCTACGACCCGGCGACGCCCAACCGCCAGCAGAGCGCCTCGAGCGACGGGATTCCGGTCCTCGGGAGCGTTGGTCTCGGAGGAGCGGCGGGCCTCCTCGCTGGCGAGGCCGCGACGGCGACGGTGGGGCTAGCGGCCGCGGGGATACTGGCGGTGCGACGACGACGATAG
- a CDS encoding helix-turn-helix domain-containing protein: MDKLDGVPLSALQEQLDAAESSKATKRLMVAIAYKDGVPVSTLSDRYDVPESTLYYWLDRIAEKPLSEAVEDDERPGRPSELDDAERRSVFDAIADSPEAYGFEATSWTPELVRELIEREYGVSYSLGHVRRLIRDAEASI; the protein is encoded by the coding sequence ATGGACAAGCTCGACGGCGTCCCGCTCTCAGCACTGCAGGAGCAACTCGACGCGGCCGAGAGTTCGAAGGCGACCAAGCGTCTGATGGTGGCTATCGCCTACAAGGACGGCGTGCCGGTTTCGACGCTTTCGGACCGATACGACGTGCCCGAATCGACGCTGTACTACTGGCTGGACCGTATCGCCGAGAAACCGCTGTCCGAGGCCGTCGAGGACGACGAGCGTCCCGGCAGGCCCTCGGAACTGGATGACGCCGAGCGCCGGTCGGTGTTCGACGCCATCGCCGACTCGCCGGAGGCCTACGGCTTCGAGGCCACCTCGTGGACGCCCGAACTCGTTCGGGAACTCATCGAGCGCGAGTACGGCGTCTCCTACTCGCTGGGCCACGTCCGCAGGCTGATTCGAGACGCCGAAGCCTCGATTTAG
- the dgoD gene encoding galactonate dehydratase, with protein MELTDYELFEVPPRWLFLRLETSDGTVGWGEPVVEGRAHTVRAGVEELLDDYLLGENPLRIEDHWQTLYRGGFYRGGPVLMSAIAGIDQALWDIKGKHFGAPVYELLGGKARDRIRVYQWIGGDRPADVGNAAREKVEAGFTALKMNATSEMERVESPAKIRAAEERLAEVREAVGPEIDIGVDFHGRVAKPMAKRLAKALEPYEPMFIEEPVLPEHNDALPEIAGHTTTPIATGERMFSRWDFKEVLESGAVDVIQPDLSHAGGITEVKKIASMAEAYDVALAPHCPLGPIALASCVQVDACTPNALIQEQSLDIHYNQTSDVLDYLADSSVGAYDSGYVELPDAPGLGVEIDEEVVRERAGEVNWHNPVWRHDDGSVAEW; from the coding sequence ATGGAACTCACCGACTACGAGTTGTTCGAGGTGCCTCCGAGATGGCTGTTCCTGCGCCTCGAAACCAGCGACGGGACCGTCGGGTGGGGCGAACCGGTCGTGGAGGGCCGCGCCCACACCGTCCGCGCCGGCGTCGAGGAGCTACTGGACGACTACCTGCTGGGCGAAAATCCCCTCCGAATCGAGGACCACTGGCAGACGCTCTACCGCGGCGGATTCTACCGAGGAGGACCGGTCCTGATGTCGGCCATCGCGGGCATCGACCAAGCCCTCTGGGACATCAAGGGCAAGCACTTCGGCGCGCCGGTGTACGAACTGCTGGGCGGGAAAGCGCGGGACCGAATCCGGGTCTACCAGTGGATAGGCGGTGACCGGCCCGCAGACGTTGGAAACGCGGCCCGAGAAAAGGTCGAAGCCGGATTCACCGCGCTCAAGATGAACGCCACGTCGGAGATGGAGCGCGTCGAGTCGCCCGCCAAAATTCGGGCGGCCGAGGAGCGCCTCGCCGAGGTCCGCGAGGCGGTCGGCCCGGAAATCGACATCGGCGTGGACTTCCACGGCCGGGTCGCCAAGCCGATGGCCAAGCGACTCGCCAAGGCCCTCGAACCCTACGAACCGATGTTCATCGAGGAGCCGGTTCTGCCGGAACACAACGACGCGCTCCCCGAAATCGCAGGCCACACTACCACGCCTATCGCCACGGGGGAACGGATGTTCTCCCGGTGGGACTTCAAGGAGGTGCTGGAATCGGGCGCGGTGGACGTGATTCAACCCGACCTGAGCCACGCCGGGGGGATTACGGAGGTCAAGAAAATCGCCTCGATGGCCGAAGCCTACGACGTGGCGCTGGCACCCCACTGCCCGCTCGGACCTATCGCGCTGGCCTCCTGCGTGCAGGTCGATGCCTGCACCCCCAACGCCCTGATTCAGGAGCAGAGTCTAGACATTCACTACAACCAGACCAGCGACGTGTTGGACTATCTGGCGGACTCCTCGGTCGGCGCATACGATTCGGGCTACGTCGAACTCCCCGACGCGCCGGGCCTCGGCGTGGAAATCGACG